In a genomic window of Prochlorococcus marinus subsp. marinus str. CCMP1375:
- a CDS encoding M3 family metallopeptidase, with product MQKLPALLIGKGLPLFEEITSLEIEQCIPTLLNILHKEFDVLENELKEKLISEKALTWEDLINPLYKIEEKLRWSWGIVSHLNGVSNSPELRKVYADQQPEVIRFGNRLGQSKVLFNALLNLFNKNKQSLDNTQLRILESELLSMKNRGVGLTGEDKKIFNSNSERLAELSNIFSNNVLDATKEWKLLLTKPEQIEGLPKRSLEAMAKAAKEADDIFQENRGEGPSAEKGPWLLGLDMPSYTTFITYSKNRHLREIIYKAYISRASSGKLNNQKLIEQILSIRKHQAQLLGYKNWAEISLSSKMASNVSQVEELLEELRSAAMPAAKEEIKRLELFAADETGTDFYKLAPWDVNYWSEKLRQKLFDLNQENLRAWFPLPQVLNGLFRLCERLFEISIKPCSAKYPVWHKDVELYDVLDKDDTHIASFYLDPFSRPASKRGGAWMDECLTKERLDNGDVVIPVAYLVCNQTPPTERLPSLMSFEEVKTLFHEFGHGLQHMLTKVEYPKAAGINNVEWDAVELPSQFMENWCLEEKTINDIAKHWETKQPLPNEEFQKLRLNQTFNSGLNTLRQIHFALTDIRLHNLWNDNLGITPDELRRNLAKTTCVIEPIPEDQFLCAFSHIFAGGYSAGYYSYKWAEVLSADAFSAFEEAGLDNESNIRLIGKRFRDTILSLGGSKSPNEIFQSFRGRPATSEALIKHCGLRTAIK from the coding sequence ATGCAAAAACTTCCAGCACTATTGATTGGTAAAGGATTACCACTCTTTGAAGAGATTACTAGTCTAGAAATTGAGCAATGTATTCCAACTCTATTAAATATACTTCACAAGGAATTTGATGTTTTAGAAAATGAGTTAAAAGAGAAGTTGATCTCAGAAAAAGCTTTAACTTGGGAAGATCTAATAAACCCTTTGTACAAAATTGAAGAGAAGCTTCGCTGGAGCTGGGGAATTGTCTCACATTTAAATGGAGTATCTAATTCTCCTGAACTAAGAAAAGTCTATGCTGATCAACAGCCTGAAGTAATTCGATTTGGCAATCGATTGGGTCAAAGCAAGGTACTATTTAATGCACTCTTAAACCTTTTCAATAAAAACAAACAATCTCTAGATAACACACAGCTAAGAATTCTTGAATCAGAATTACTATCAATGAAGAATAGAGGTGTAGGTTTAACAGGTGAAGACAAAAAAATATTTAATTCTAACAGTGAACGTCTTGCGGAACTTTCTAATATCTTTAGTAATAACGTATTAGATGCAACAAAAGAATGGAAACTTCTACTAACAAAACCTGAACAGATAGAAGGGCTACCAAAACGTAGCCTAGAAGCAATGGCAAAAGCTGCAAAAGAAGCTGATGATATTTTTCAAGAAAATAGGGGGGAAGGACCTTCAGCAGAAAAAGGTCCATGGCTACTAGGTCTAGACATGCCAAGCTATACCACTTTTATTACATACTCAAAGAATAGGCACTTGCGTGAAATTATTTATAAAGCCTACATAAGTAGAGCCAGTAGTGGAAAGCTAAATAATCAAAAGTTAATTGAACAAATTCTTTCAATTAGAAAACACCAAGCTCAACTTCTTGGCTACAAAAACTGGGCTGAAATAAGCTTGTCAAGCAAAATGGCCAGTAATGTATCTCAAGTAGAAGAATTGCTTGAAGAACTCAGATCCGCAGCAATGCCAGCTGCCAAGGAAGAAATAAAAAGATTAGAGTTATTTGCTGCCGATGAAACTGGTACTGACTTCTATAAATTAGCTCCTTGGGATGTCAATTATTGGTCAGAAAAGTTAAGGCAAAAGCTATTTGATCTCAATCAAGAAAATCTAAGAGCTTGGTTCCCACTTCCTCAAGTACTTAATGGTTTATTTAGGTTATGTGAAAGACTATTCGAGATCTCTATAAAACCATGTAGCGCAAAGTATCCTGTATGGCACAAAGATGTTGAATTATATGATGTGTTAGATAAAGATGATACACACATTGCTTCCTTTTACTTAGATCCATTCTCAAGACCTGCTAGTAAACGAGGAGGTGCATGGATGGACGAATGCCTAACAAAAGAAAGATTAGATAATGGAGACGTCGTAATACCAGTGGCATATTTAGTTTGTAATCAAACACCGCCAACTGAAAGACTCCCCAGTCTGATGAGTTTTGAAGAAGTGAAAACCCTATTTCATGAGTTCGGACATGGCCTACAGCACATGCTTACAAAAGTTGAATATCCAAAAGCAGCAGGGATCAATAATGTGGAATGGGATGCAGTTGAACTCCCTAGCCAATTTATGGAAAATTGGTGCCTAGAAGAGAAAACAATCAACGACATTGCAAAGCATTGGGAGACTAAGCAACCACTTCCTAATGAAGAATTTCAAAAATTAAGACTAAATCAAACCTTCAATTCAGGACTTAATACGTTAAGACAAATTCACTTTGCTTTAACTGATATACGTCTACATAATCTTTGGAACGATAATCTAGGGATTACTCCAGATGAACTTAGAAGGAATCTAGCTAAGACAACATGTGTAATAGAGCCTATTCCAGAAGATCAATTCTTATGCGCATTTAGTCATATTTTTGCTGGTGGATATTCAGCAGGTTATTACTCTTATAAGTGGGCTGAAGTACTAAGTGCAGATGCATTTTCGGCGTTCGAAGAAGCTGGATTAGACAATGAATCAAATATTAGATTAATTGGGAAACGATTCAGGGATACAATACTCAGCCTTGGAGGAAGCAAATCACCAAATGAAATCTTCCAATCATTCAGAGGAAGACCTGCAACTAGCGAAGCATTAATCAAACATTGTGGACTTAGAACAGCTATCAAATAA
- a CDS encoding esterase/lipase family protein: protein MPILDRPLVLVHGLWNTPQLFKRLEDRLNQPQSFVLAPHLPHDCGRINIRKLAVELDSQITRTLGPDVLIDLLGFSMGGLISRVWLQEMGGYQRTRRFFSVGSPHYGTLTAQLVPANIFAGIAEMKVGSKLIKSLNNDLTNLQKLNCRSYFCKFDLMVFPGFRAVLPIGPSISLPVFTHKALIKKSVAIEKITSDLFDSCSKSTMFD, encoded by the coding sequence ATGCCTATTTTAGATCGCCCATTAGTCTTAGTTCATGGGCTCTGGAATACTCCTCAACTTTTTAAACGCTTAGAGGATAGATTAAATCAACCACAATCTTTTGTATTAGCACCCCATTTACCGCATGATTGTGGGAGAATAAATATACGTAAATTGGCAGTAGAACTTGATTCTCAAATTACTCGAACATTAGGTCCTGATGTATTAATAGATCTACTTGGGTTCTCTATGGGTGGTTTGATAAGTAGAGTCTGGCTTCAAGAGATGGGAGGCTATCAAAGAACTAGGCGATTTTTTAGTGTAGGTAGTCCGCACTACGGAACATTAACGGCTCAACTTGTACCTGCCAATATTTTTGCCGGAATCGCAGAAATGAAAGTAGGCAGCAAGTTGATTAAATCATTAAATAATGATTTAACTAACCTTCAGAAACTTAATTGTAGAAGTTATTTCTGTAAATTTGATTTAATGGTTTTCCCTGGGTTTAGAGCAGTTTTGCCGATAGGACCTTCTATATCATTGCCTGTATTTACTCATAAAGCGCTAATAAAAAAATCAGTAGCTATTGAAAAGATAACCTCAGATTTATTTGATAGCTGTTCTAAGTCCACAATGTTTGATTAA
- a CDS encoding dihydroneopterin aldolase: protein MKPPTFSSIHVEGINLWAHVGVLEKERLLGQLFLLDFTLWLDLETACKSDDLSLSADYSLAIKSLQQLSFQIRCKTIEYFSEQILDRLEMLYGTVPIRISLEKCYPPIDGFTGSVSIQRNRNNPPFK from the coding sequence ATGAAACCTCCTACCTTTAGTTCAATACATGTTGAAGGTATCAATCTCTGGGCACATGTAGGTGTATTAGAGAAAGAACGTTTGTTAGGACAATTATTCCTTTTAGACTTTACTCTTTGGCTGGATTTAGAAACAGCTTGTAAGAGTGACGATCTGTCTTTATCTGCAGATTATAGTCTTGCTATCAAAAGTCTCCAACAACTGTCATTTCAGATCAGGTGTAAAACTATTGAATATTTCAGTGAACAAATTTTAGATCGACTTGAAATGTTATATGGAACTGTTCCCATTCGAATTTCACTTGAAAAATGTTATCCGCCAATTGATGGCTTTACTGGAAGTGTTTCTATTCAAAGAAATAGGAACAATCCTCCCTTTAAGTAA
- a CDS encoding glutamate-5-semialdehyde dehydrogenase, whose product MEKQILVPSPTDELVNRALEVKSASVSLSQCSNDQRQSALILMTEALSLRSSEILKANSDDVHRAEQEGLNQALLSRLKLTEEKLRISIEGIRQVASLSDPIGIRQLHRELNTNLYLQRVTVPLGVIGVIFESRPDAVMQIASLAIRSGNGAILKGGSEASLTNIEIVKAMKEGLSKSDIQPESICLLKTRQESLGLLGLDGIVDLIIPRGSNELVRFIQDNTRIPVLGHADGICHLYIDSAVNLNQALDIAIDSKCQYPAACNAIETLLLHKDIAASFLKLAIPAFEKLGVTLLGDELSQSFGIITKAEESDWSTEYLDLKLSVKVVSSVDEAMLHIRRYGSRHTDAIATTNKEIARRFLRTVDSSGVYHNCSTRFADGFRYGFGAEVGISTQTLPPRGPVGLDGLVTYRYFLEGDGHIAEDFSNGKKTFSHIDL is encoded by the coding sequence ATGGAAAAACAAATTTTGGTCCCATCTCCAACAGATGAATTAGTGAACAGGGCCCTCGAAGTGAAGAGTGCTTCAGTTTCATTGTCGCAATGTTCAAATGATCAGCGTCAAAGCGCATTGATTTTAATGACTGAGGCTTTGAGTTTGAGATCTAGCGAAATTTTGAAAGCAAATTCAGATGATGTCCATCGAGCCGAACAAGAAGGGCTTAATCAAGCTCTTCTTTCAAGACTAAAACTAACTGAAGAAAAATTACGCATTAGCATTGAAGGCATTAGACAAGTGGCGTCGTTGTCTGATCCGATAGGGATACGTCAACTCCACCGTGAACTTAATACAAACCTTTATTTACAACGAGTTACAGTTCCATTAGGGGTTATCGGAGTGATTTTTGAATCTAGGCCTGATGCTGTTATGCAAATTGCTTCTCTAGCAATACGTTCTGGTAATGGAGCAATCCTGAAGGGTGGTAGTGAAGCTAGTTTGACAAATATTGAAATAGTAAAAGCAATGAAAGAAGGACTGAGCAAATCGGATATTCAGCCTGAATCAATATGCTTGTTAAAAACGAGACAAGAGAGTTTAGGCTTGCTTGGTTTAGATGGAATTGTTGATCTAATTATTCCTCGAGGAAGCAATGAATTAGTACGCTTTATTCAAGACAATACTCGCATACCTGTTTTGGGCCATGCTGATGGAATTTGTCATTTATATATTGACTCTGCAGTTAATCTAAATCAGGCCCTAGATATTGCGATAGATAGCAAATGTCAATATCCGGCAGCATGTAATGCTATTGAAACTTTGCTATTACATAAAGATATCGCTGCTTCTTTTCTTAAATTAGCTATTCCAGCGTTTGAAAAATTGGGAGTCACTCTTTTAGGAGATGAATTGTCTCAGTCTTTTGGAATTATTACAAAGGCAGAAGAAAGTGATTGGTCTACTGAATACCTTGACTTAAAACTTTCGGTAAAAGTCGTTTCATCAGTAGATGAGGCGATGCTTCATATACGTCGCTATGGATCTAGGCATACTGATGCTATTGCGACTACAAATAAGGAAATAGCCAGGAGGTTTCTGCGCACAGTTGACAGTTCAGGAGTTTACCATAATTGTTCTACTCGCTTTGCAGATGGATTTCGTTATGGTTTTGGAGCAGAAGTTGGTATTAGCACGCAAACACTTCCACCTAGAGGCCCAGTCGGCTTAGATGGATTGGTTACCTATAGATATTTCTTAGAAGGAGATGGGCATATTGCAGAAGATTTTTCTAATGGTAAGAAGACTTTTTCTCATATTGATTTGTAA
- a CDS encoding ROK family protein: MKKIIYDFIGFDVGSSYIKMHCFNDQHLCHKRNLTVDSYLTPGAITVLLCEAIDLLDDGAVNSIVVIIPGVIDKTGRFVESWIGNPLWVDIPLADWLEIRLKIKVVLAGKNSFSFIKDLSVFSYHLKNSFSLFYQSSSS, encoded by the coding sequence ATGAAGAAAATAATTTATGATTTTATTGGCTTTGATGTTGGATCTTCATATATAAAAATGCATTGTTTTAATGATCAGCATCTTTGCCATAAGAGGAATTTAACGGTTGATAGTTATTTGACGCCCGGAGCTATTACTGTTTTGCTTTGTGAGGCTATAGATTTATTAGATGATGGAGCTGTAAATTCTATTGTAGTTATTATCCCTGGAGTAATCGATAAAACAGGACGATTTGTTGAGTCTTGGATTGGTAACCCACTTTGGGTTGATATACCTTTAGCAGATTGGTTGGAAATAAGATTGAAAATCAAGGTAGTGCTTGCAGGAAAAAATTCCTTTTCATTTATAAAGGATTTATCTGTATTTTCTTATCATTTAAAAAACAGCTTTTCATTGTTTTATCAATCGTCCTCTTCTTAA
- a CDS encoding translocation/assembly module TamB produces the protein MKIKLIKVKKWSFLGALLIFGGYSIFSYADKALSKFILKVRPDLENKLSDQWGRTLIIGPYKGLRPWGFAVGPSKLLQGVEDDSSVDISSLKIQIAPVASLLNWKPVVIFSPSKAKIFLKTNENGAHFVLGKTKGGKANNFDLIIRLDQSSGILLDSSKEEIKTKANAFIKLVDKKIKGSVSLSFPDKGELFLKGGGYLNTLSFRGKARFKNFNLESFQSTIFNRYNFLARGRVNANIRVGVKEEDINCAGGIRFDGLNLRFASLDSRTLVSKSTSIRCRNKTIEMPNSKFKYGLWSADLRAYMPIKKKAAYKLNLLSSIHSESDINSPLNIEATLPIGFNKSGLSYGELFAQLDLNGFSLSSLTSLIGTSMSGSLSTSGTISGPISSLTSNLSVELDKPQISSVRLQEKWQGNFKGSPGGGGELSMTSVGAAVPGTLKAKLKENWSLDQLVLKRLGGVISLENKKDIYSWQAKNFRLDRLEVAIPPVRSFNRVFGTLIGEGTLKTAPLFVDGEIKYRYPRLLGVRLKEAVLKGTYSEAKYSLSGELIPPDTGKISINANGKIGGPIKANAIAKGISPTWLTDSSLTISKFNLSPEVALGTAKNLNGLFLASPKDSLDSQLINWDISRVFVERYKRKISSKEIINPSDLQGNLNAEANLEGSKISKLNLEVKASGKIWIKGDKQSEEKIEPFTASFKSLSLTDKGEFKILNLPFSILSLFFTSPSSLTGMFGVVGRYKYNDNLPELSADLVLNKAKISEKEFVLDKANIVLSNSILNTDISIREVSSLQPVKIVGKVPLSNDLPFDVKVESHGDGLTFLDGLSKDFVNWKSGTADLKLIISGTRSKPVANGYFVVSNGEFLLKQNPVKDFDTKIIFDFNQIDFQTLTARIGDKGVVKANGGMYIFRDDKEISKELNLVIKSIEFDQNNFDFKVSSNLNVKGSILQPLLGGDITIEQGSISTKRSRVDKKNSTSTQKISTNSTQRYFNQLPEQNWDYKDPLVLFIEDKNSPANKLLRSGLPKGLSFIGFDSLKLRLGPDLRIVSQPIASFDAAGTLILDGALDDTLDLRGLIRLRKGRVNLFTTTFALDTREPNIALFAPSMGLIPYLDITMTTRVPDVIQDPTKLDSTSDFASNGSGAVGIGGSRFVKVELVATGPADRVSETFQLRSTPALPKSQLLDLIGGNSLTMLMSGSEREVLVDFLNRSFLSPALGNLSGAFSERIQVSLYPAFVTANDIANDESENSEVNELTDSEASADDLSPQQAWIAEVGFDLSQRVNFSIQTTPNRKDIPPQGTITFQINPSVGVLGALDKNGNWQSQVQIFVRY, from the coding sequence GTGAAGATTAAACTCATAAAAGTTAAGAAATGGAGCTTTTTAGGGGCTTTGTTGATTTTTGGCGGCTACTCAATTTTTTCTTATGCAGATAAGGCTTTATCGAAATTTATTTTAAAAGTAAGACCAGATCTAGAAAATAAACTTTCAGATCAATGGGGACGAACTTTAATAATTGGCCCTTATAAAGGTCTTAGACCGTGGGGGTTTGCTGTTGGTCCTTCTAAACTCTTGCAAGGAGTTGAAGATGATTCTTCAGTTGACATTTCAAGCTTGAAAATTCAAATTGCTCCAGTTGCTAGCCTTTTAAATTGGAAACCAGTCGTTATTTTTAGTCCTTCAAAAGCGAAGATTTTTCTGAAGACAAATGAAAATGGAGCTCATTTTGTTTTAGGGAAAACGAAAGGAGGTAAAGCTAATAATTTTGATTTGATAATCAGACTAGATCAATCTTCAGGAATCTTGCTTGATTCTTCGAAAGAAGAAATTAAAACCAAAGCAAATGCTTTCATAAAACTTGTTGATAAAAAGATTAAAGGATCAGTTTCCCTTTCTTTCCCGGATAAAGGAGAATTGTTTCTTAAAGGAGGTGGATATTTGAACACTTTAAGTTTTAGAGGAAAGGCTCGATTCAAAAATTTTAATTTAGAGAGTTTTCAATCTACTATTTTTAATAGGTATAACTTTTTAGCTCGTGGAAGAGTAAACGCAAATATTCGAGTTGGAGTAAAAGAGGAAGACATTAATTGTGCTGGGGGCATCAGATTTGATGGCCTCAACCTGAGATTTGCATCATTAGACTCTAGGACTCTTGTCTCTAAATCTACTTCTATTAGATGTAGGAATAAAACTATAGAAATGCCTAATAGTAAATTTAAATACGGGCTTTGGTCTGCTGATTTAAGGGCTTATATGCCTATTAAGAAAAAAGCTGCATATAAGTTGAATTTGCTTTCTTCAATTCACTCTGAGAGTGATATTAATTCTCCATTAAATATAGAAGCAACTTTACCTATTGGCTTTAATAAGAGCGGACTTTCTTATGGTGAGCTCTTTGCTCAATTAGATCTAAATGGCTTCTCGTTATCTTCTTTAACCTCTTTAATAGGAACCTCTATGTCTGGAAGTCTTTCGACTAGCGGTACGATTAGCGGACCTATTTCTTCTTTGACAAGTAATCTCTCTGTAGAACTTGATAAGCCTCAGATAAGTTCAGTAAGACTTCAAGAGAAATGGCAAGGTAATTTCAAAGGATCACCTGGAGGTGGAGGTGAGCTATCAATGACTTCTGTAGGAGCTGCAGTCCCTGGCACACTTAAGGCGAAACTTAAAGAAAATTGGTCGCTAGATCAACTTGTTCTCAAACGCTTGGGGGGAGTAATTTCACTTGAAAATAAAAAGGATATTTATAGTTGGCAAGCAAAAAACTTTAGATTAGATCGTTTAGAAGTTGCAATACCTCCTGTAAGGAGCTTTAACCGTGTTTTTGGCACCCTGATTGGTGAAGGAACTCTTAAAACGGCACCTCTTTTTGTAGATGGCGAAATAAAATATCGTTATCCCAGGCTTCTGGGTGTTCGTTTAAAAGAAGCAGTTCTTAAAGGTACTTATTCAGAGGCGAAGTATTCTTTATCAGGCGAATTAATACCACCAGATACAGGCAAGATATCAATTAATGCTAATGGAAAAATAGGCGGACCTATTAAGGCTAATGCAATTGCAAAAGGTATAAGTCCTACTTGGTTAACAGATAGTAGTTTGACAATTTCCAAATTTAATTTGTCTCCAGAAGTTGCTTTAGGCACTGCTAAAAATCTAAATGGACTTTTTCTTGCTTCTCCTAAGGATTCGCTTGATAGTCAATTGATTAATTGGGATATTTCGCGAGTTTTTGTGGAAAGATATAAAAGAAAAATTTCAAGCAAGGAAATTATAAATCCATCTGATCTGCAAGGAAACCTAAATGCAGAGGCTAACTTAGAGGGCTCTAAAATCTCCAAATTGAATCTAGAGGTTAAAGCTTCTGGCAAGATATGGATAAAGGGCGATAAACAAAGTGAGGAGAAGATAGAGCCTTTTACAGCATCATTTAAATCATTATCTCTAACTGATAAAGGAGAGTTCAAAATTTTAAATTTACCTTTTTCAATTTTGTCATTATTTTTCACGTCACCTTCTTCTCTAACAGGTATGTTTGGTGTTGTTGGTAGATACAAATATAATGATAATTTGCCAGAATTGTCAGCGGATCTTGTATTAAATAAAGCTAAAATATCTGAAAAAGAATTTGTATTAGATAAAGCAAATATTGTTTTATCTAATTCAATTTTAAACACAGATATATCCATTCGTGAAGTTTCTTCTCTTCAACCAGTAAAAATTGTTGGAAAAGTACCTTTATCAAATGATCTTCCTTTTGATGTCAAAGTAGAAAGCCATGGAGATGGCCTTACCTTTTTAGACGGTTTGTCTAAGGATTTTGTCAATTGGAAATCCGGTACAGCGGACTTAAAACTGATAATTAGTGGGACACGTTCTAAACCAGTAGCTAATGGTTATTTTGTTGTTAGCAATGGAGAATTTTTATTGAAACAAAACCCTGTAAAGGATTTCGATACTAAAATAATCTTTGATTTTAATCAGATAGATTTTCAGACATTAACAGCTCGTATTGGTGATAAAGGTGTTGTTAAAGCAAATGGAGGAATGTATATATTTAGAGATGATAAAGAAATATCAAAAGAGCTAAACTTAGTAATTAAATCTATTGAATTTGATCAAAATAATTTTGATTTTAAAGTTTCTTCAAACCTCAATGTTAAAGGTTCAATTCTTCAGCCTTTGTTAGGTGGTGATATAACTATTGAGCAAGGGTCTATCTCTACAAAAAGATCGCGTGTAGATAAGAAAAATTCCACATCAACTCAAAAGATATCTACTAATTCCACTCAGCGTTACTTTAATCAGCTCCCAGAACAAAATTGGGATTATAAAGACCCTCTTGTACTTTTTATAGAGGATAAGAATTCTCCTGCTAACAAATTACTACGTTCTGGACTCCCCAAAGGTTTGTCTTTTATAGGCTTTGATTCCTTAAAGCTTCGATTAGGCCCTGATTTAAGAATAGTGTCACAACCAATTGCAAGTTTTGATGCTGCTGGAACTTTAATCTTGGACGGAGCATTAGATGACACTCTTGATTTACGAGGACTAATTCGTCTTAGGAAAGGGAGAGTGAATCTCTTTACAACAACTTTTGCTCTCGATACACGAGAACCGAATATTGCTTTATTTGCACCCTCTATGGGATTAATTCCTTATTTGGATATAACAATGACCACTCGTGTTCCAGATGTTATTCAGGACCCAACTAAATTAGACTCTACTAGTGATTTTGCTTCTAATGGCTCTGGAGCTGTTGGCATAGGGGGCTCTAGATTCGTCAAGGTCGAGTTAGTAGCAACTGGACCTGCTGACCGAGTCTCTGAGACTTTTCAACTAAGAAGTACGCCTGCGTTGCCAAAGAGTCAACTGCTTGATCTTATTGGTGGAAACTCTTTGACAATGTTAATGAGTGGTAGTGAGAGAGAAGTTCTTGTGGATTTTTTGAATAGGTCGTTCCTTTCCCCTGCTTTAGGTAATTTAAGTGGTGCTTTTAGTGAAAGAATACAAGTCTCTTTATATCCTGCATTTGTCACTGCTAATGATATAGCTAATGATGAAAGCGAAAATAGTGAGGTAAATGAATTAACTGATTCTGAGGCTAGTGCGGATGATTTATCACCGCAGCAAGCTTGGATAGCGGAAGTTGGTTTTGACTTATCTCAGAGAGTTAACTTTTCAATTCAGACAACACCTAATCGTAAAGATATTCCTCCTCAAGGTACAATCACATTCCAAATTAACCCTAGTGTTGGAGTACTTGGTGCTTTAGATAAAAATGGTAATTGGCAGAGTCAAGTTCAAATTTTTGTACGTTATTAA
- a CDS encoding Ycf51 family protein, with amino-acid sequence MSISQFLQEATIWLAWAGIGLGICTLLAFLLRWGIRFRLVGASIFTLLLSGSCFAFQTSYSPPVNIEGALYVPVVYDNGADLVVAQAPEGFPDESIQPSLEQIAGNLKGSGRNGAKVNIRIRKIESAGDGISRPIILGEVISDPTQKTTIPIETNNFYSVKKVDAEEISEPALDEENSTNKISGSSQQGLNDNEEFL; translated from the coding sequence ATGTCAATTTCTCAATTCTTACAGGAGGCAACTATCTGGCTAGCTTGGGCTGGCATAGGGCTAGGTATATGTACATTATTGGCCTTTTTACTCAGATGGGGAATAAGGTTTCGACTCGTTGGGGCATCTATCTTTACTCTTCTACTATCCGGAAGCTGCTTTGCTTTTCAAACAAGCTATTCACCACCTGTAAATATAGAAGGAGCTCTTTATGTACCTGTCGTGTATGACAACGGCGCTGACCTTGTCGTAGCTCAGGCTCCAGAAGGATTTCCAGATGAATCCATCCAACCATCCCTAGAACAAATTGCGGGGAATCTAAAAGGAAGTGGGAGAAATGGAGCAAAGGTAAATATTCGTATTCGTAAAATTGAATCTGCAGGAGATGGAATCAGTCGCCCAATAATCCTTGGAGAAGTAATTAGTGACCCTACACAGAAAACAACTATTCCTATTGAAACAAACAATTTTTATTCTGTAAAAAAAGTAGATGCTGAAGAAATATCAGAACCTGCTCTAGACGAAGAAAATTCTACAAATAAAATTTCAGGATCGTCTCAACAAGGTCTCAATGATAATGAAGAATTCTTATAA
- a CDS encoding DUF4332 domain-containing protein yields MKNSYKNFKKIQKPLEKLLPTFKKEEKELTLRGFDSWHSIATLGDLDITKLIEQGCGTSRNLNCLRCIAIFICELDLLQEEAALLMHSGISSVRALANSSPQDLLTKISRLEIQLMANRSSNTDLIKINKWIEKAKENQKII; encoded by the coding sequence ATGAAGAATTCTTATAAAAACTTTAAAAAGATTCAAAAGCCCTTAGAAAAACTTCTCCCAACTTTTAAGAAAGAAGAGAAAGAACTTACTTTAAGAGGTTTTGACTCATGGCATTCAATTGCAACTCTTGGTGACTTAGATATTACTAAACTTATAGAGCAAGGTTGTGGAACTAGTAGAAATCTAAACTGCCTACGATGCATAGCTATATTTATCTGTGAACTAGACCTTTTACAGGAAGAAGCAGCATTATTAATGCACTCCGGTATTTCATCAGTAAGGGCATTAGCAAATTCCTCTCCTCAAGATTTACTTACAAAGATAAGCCGACTAGAAATACAGCTAATGGCAAATCGGTCATCAAATACTGATTTAATCAAAATAAACAAATGGATAGAAAAAGCAAAAGAAAATCAAAAAATTATTTAA